A genomic region of Desulfosarcina ovata subsp. ovata contains the following coding sequences:
- a CDS encoding ABC transporter permease: MKHLTTIWRQARRSSRQALLFVLCVALALTTLTAFSGFARSIALALAKDARNLHAADIVVRSYAPVAPALTQAIDRLAAQGAVQVARIYELSSVVRATDESASLFSRLKVVEPGYPFYGQVSLASGRPFGQVLAPGTAIVEQTLLDRTGLRVGDALKVGYTTLTIVDVVIAEPDRPLELFAFGPRVFIHAADLKAMGLMATGSRIRRLVLLKVSVPTQVDAVAATLKQANPDDTTRIDTYLTARSAVKRFLDNFLFFLKLVGLFILIVAGLGIQSTLTALFNEKRTTIAVMKAVGAGGRFITVHFLLLIALLGAVGSGLGMASGVAVQFGLAGILAPFLPEGLQLSIAWRGIAEAVGLGAAVVILFSLLPLYRLKALRPVQIFNRQRQEAASRWPGILFGLVTFCFFLVLVLWHMRDIRFGITFVGAIAAMILAAAGLAQLALGTIRRLPIRHLALRQAVRGLFRRGNATRTVLITLTVSLTVIFGDLLIERNLNATFVRSFPDDMPDAYFIDIQRGQTEAFVTLVGRPVTFYPIVRARVMAINGAAIDHGRESSQRRDNLARVFNLTYRETLLDDETLIQGDSLFRSDWDEPQVSVMDTVLDMRPMRIGDRIRFSIQGVALTARIASIRTRDNRALSPFFYFVFPTPVLEKAPQTLFAALKVPTGELGRLQNRIVAHLPNISVIDMSQTLGTLARLMSRLARILRLFSLFSIAAGILILISAVFATRNERMLESVYYKILGAGQRFVLSVFALENLIIGLLGGSLALCMAQAGAWWICVEKFDIAYRPFVPLSLALIAVTTLLTIAVGLFASRSIMAKKPVVFLREQQNG; encoded by the coding sequence ATGAAGCACCTGACCACCATTTGGCGCCAGGCGCGCCGCTCGTCCCGACAGGCCCTGCTTTTCGTGCTCTGCGTGGCCCTGGCCCTGACCACCCTGACTGCCTTTTCCGGTTTCGCCCGCAGCATCGCCCTGGCCCTGGCCAAAGACGCCCGCAACCTGCACGCCGCCGATATCGTCGTGCGATCCTACGCGCCCGTCGCCCCGGCGCTGACGCAGGCCATCGACCGACTGGCCGCGCAGGGAGCCGTTCAGGTGGCACGCATCTACGAGCTCTCCAGCGTGGTGCGCGCCACCGACGAGTCGGCCTCGCTCTTTTCCCGGCTCAAGGTGGTTGAACCGGGCTATCCCTTCTACGGTCAGGTCTCCCTGGCCTCAGGACGGCCCTTCGGCCAGGTGCTGGCACCCGGTACGGCCATCGTGGAACAGACCCTGCTCGACCGCACCGGGCTGCGGGTGGGCGATGCCCTGAAGGTGGGCTACACTACCCTGACGATCGTCGATGTGGTCATTGCCGAACCGGACCGGCCCCTGGAGCTGTTCGCCTTCGGCCCGCGGGTCTTCATCCACGCCGCGGATCTCAAGGCCATGGGTCTGATGGCCACCGGCAGCCGCATCCGTCGCCTGGTTTTGCTCAAAGTGTCGGTTCCAACACAGGTGGATGCCGTCGCCGCAACGCTGAAACAGGCCAACCCCGATGACACCACGCGCATCGACACCTACCTGACCGCCCGATCGGCGGTGAAACGTTTTCTGGACAATTTTCTCTTCTTCCTGAAACTGGTCGGGCTGTTTATCCTGATTGTCGCCGGGCTGGGCATCCAGAGCACCCTGACGGCCCTGTTCAACGAAAAACGGACCACCATCGCCGTGATGAAAGCCGTGGGCGCCGGCGGGCGTTTCATTACGGTTCACTTTCTGCTGCTGATCGCCCTCCTGGGCGCTGTGGGCAGCGGCCTGGGCATGGCCAGCGGTGTGGCCGTGCAGTTCGGTCTGGCCGGCATTCTGGCGCCGTTTCTGCCCGAAGGGCTGCAATTGTCCATCGCCTGGCGGGGCATTGCCGAGGCCGTCGGGCTGGGTGCGGCCGTGGTGATTCTCTTCTCATTGCTGCCGCTCTACCGGCTCAAGGCCCTGCGCCCGGTACAGATCTTTAACCGCCAGCGTCAGGAGGCGGCCAGCCGCTGGCCCGGAATTCTCTTCGGTCTGGTGACGTTCTGCTTTTTCCTGGTCCTGGTGCTGTGGCACATGCGCGACATCCGCTTTGGCATCACCTTCGTGGGCGCCATCGCGGCCATGATCCTGGCCGCGGCAGGATTGGCCCAGCTGGCCCTGGGGACGATCCGGCGCCTGCCGATCCGTCACCTGGCCCTGCGCCAGGCGGTCCGTGGGCTCTTTCGCCGGGGCAATGCCACCCGTACCGTGCTGATCACCCTGACCGTCTCGCTGACCGTCATTTTCGGGGATTTGCTCATCGAAAGAAACCTCAACGCCACCTTTGTGCGTTCCTTTCCCGACGATATGCCCGACGCCTATTTCATTGACATCCAGCGGGGTCAGACCGAAGCCTTCGTCACGCTCGTGGGCCGGCCGGTGACCTTCTACCCCATCGTGCGGGCACGGGTGATGGCGATCAACGGTGCGGCCATCGACCACGGCCGGGAGAGCAGCCAGCGGCGCGACAACCTCGCGCGCGTCTTCAACCTGACCTACCGCGAGACCCTGCTGGACGACGAAACCCTGATCCAGGGCGATAGCCTGTTTCGCAGCGACTGGGACGAGCCCCAGGTATCGGTGATGGATACCGTGCTGGACATGCGGCCCATGCGCATCGGCGACCGCATCCGCTTCAGCATCCAGGGCGTAGCCCTGACCGCCCGCATCGCCAGCATCCGCACGCGCGACAACCGCGCCCTGAGCCCGTTCTTCTATTTCGTCTTCCCCACACCGGTGTTGGAAAAGGCGCCCCAGACCCTCTTCGCCGCCCTGAAGGTACCGACCGGCGAACTGGGCCGGCTGCAAAATAGGATTGTGGCCCACCTGCCCAACATCAGCGTCATCGACATGTCCCAGACCCTCGGCACCCTGGCCCGCCTGATGTCACGTCTGGCGCGCATTCTGCGCCTGTTCAGCCTGTTCAGCATCGCCGCCGGAATCCTGATTCTGATCAGCGCCGTGTTCGCCACCCGCAACGAGCGCATGCTGGAATCGGTTTACTATAAAATCCTGGGCGCCGGCCAGCGGTTCGTCCTCAGCGTCTTTGCCCTGGAAAACCTGATCATCGGTTTGCTTGGCGGTAGCCTGGCCCTTTGCATGGCCCAGGCCGGGGCCTGGTGGATCTGCGTTGAAAAATTTGATATCGCTTATCGTCCGTTTGTGCCATTGTCGCTGGCATTGATCGCGGTAACCACGCTGCTCACCATCGCCGTGGGATTGTTCGCTTCGCGATCGATCATGGCCAAGAAACCGGTGGTTTTCTTAAGGGAGCAACAGAATGGCTAA
- a CDS encoding ABC transporter ATP-binding protein, giving the protein MPILDAHHLTKTYRIDHRDITVLADVSLSVEAGEFIVINGSSGSGKTTLLTLLSGLDQPTSGRVFIDGREITTARETELAPLRNRTIGFVFQSFHLVPSMTAVENIMFPAELSGDRDAARRAAELLAQVGLSPRADNLPSQLSGGEKQRVALCRALINRPKLIFADEPTGNLDSENGRIVLQQLIDLKDAHGATLVMVTHNPEIARTADRVLPLKDGRLDD; this is encoded by the coding sequence ATGCCCATCCTCGATGCCCATCACCTCACCAAAACCTACCGGATCGATCACCGCGACATCACCGTGCTGGCGGATGTGTCCCTCTCCGTGGAAGCCGGCGAGTTCATCGTGATCAACGGCAGCAGCGGCAGCGGCAAGACCACCCTTCTGACACTGCTCTCGGGGCTGGACCAGCCCACCAGCGGCCGGGTCTTCATCGACGGCCGGGAGATCACCACGGCCAGGGAAACGGAACTGGCGCCCTTGCGCAACCGGACCATCGGTTTCGTGTTTCAATCCTTTCACCTAGTGCCATCCATGACCGCCGTGGAAAACATCATGTTTCCGGCCGAACTCAGCGGCGACCGGGATGCGGCGCGCCGGGCGGCGGAGCTGCTGGCCCAGGTGGGCCTGTCGCCACGGGCGGATAACCTGCCCAGCCAGCTTTCCGGCGGCGAAAAGCAGCGCGTGGCCCTGTGCCGGGCCCTGATCAACCGGCCCAAGCTGATCTTCGCCGACGAACCCACGGGCAATCTCGACTCGGAGAACGGCCGCATCGTTCTGCAACAGCTTATCGATCTCAAAGATGCCCATGGCGCCACCCTGGTGATGGTCACCCACAACCCGGAAATCGCCCGGACCGCGGACCGGGTGCTGCCCCTCAAAGACGGCCGGCTGGACGATTGA
- a CDS encoding arylesterase — MANSLKSTFDSNTRLRARQRLRNGLILLVIGFSLVLSGCSQEPTNENADTQVQAPVPAYAGTIVAMGDSLTAGLGVSPEDAYPAQLERRLQEAGHDYRVVNAGVSGETSSGAVSRIDWVIGSLSPDIVILETGANDGLRGLDPGLLEANLDQLVTTLKAHQIQVILAGMLMLPNLGPDYTHAFARIYPSIAAKHDLIFIPFFLEGVAGKSSLNQPDHLHPTDRGYAVVVETVLPYVMDAIRKSSAE, encoded by the coding sequence ATGGCTAATTCTTTAAAAAGCACCTTTGATTCCAATACCCGGCTGCGTGCTCGGCAGCGACTGCGCAATGGGTTGATCTTGCTGGTAATCGGTTTCAGCCTGGTTCTATCCGGTTGCAGCCAGGAACCGACCAATGAAAATGCCGACACCCAAGTCCAAGCGCCCGTACCCGCCTATGCCGGCACCATCGTGGCCATGGGCGACAGCCTCACCGCGGGCTTGGGGGTATCCCCAGAAGACGCCTATCCGGCCCAGCTGGAACGGCGACTGCAGGAGGCCGGCCACGACTACCGCGTGGTCAATGCCGGGGTGAGCGGTGAAACCAGCAGCGGCGCCGTGTCGCGCATCGACTGGGTGATCGGCAGTCTCTCTCCAGATATCGTTATCCTTGAAACCGGCGCCAACGACGGTTTGCGCGGCCTGGATCCCGGCCTGCTGGAAGCCAATCTCGACCAGCTGGTCACCACACTCAAGGCCCACCAGATCCAGGTGATTCTGGCCGGCATGCTGATGCTGCCCAACCTGGGACCCGACTACACCCATGCCTTTGCCCGCATCTACCCGAGCATCGCCGCAAAGCACGACCTGATTTTCATCCCGTTTTTTCTCGAAGGCGTGGCCGGCAAAAGCAGCCTCAACCAGCCGGACCATCTGCATCCCACGGACCGTGGGTACGCGGTTGTGGTGGAAACGGTGTTGCCTTATGTGATGGACGCCATCCGGAAGTCTTCGGCCGAATGA